In Dama dama isolate Ldn47 chromosome 9, ASM3311817v1, whole genome shotgun sequence, the following proteins share a genomic window:
- the LOC133062829 gene encoding olfactory receptor 5T3-like — protein MTNETTVTEFILKGFSDVPELRLISTIFFLFIYLFALLGNSSIIAAVSRDSRLHIPMYFFLKNLSFLDMCYTTVIFPKALINSLMGSEVISFWECVAQLFLFVTLCASECFLLTSMAYDRCLAIYKPLLYGVIMSRKLCTELVMVAWLSGALYAIFHTINTFSLQFCGPNVIDHFFCDSSPIMRLSCSDSHTNEEVGFVVGGCTILGAFALTIISYVLIIATIARTHSAGSRWKAFSTCSSHLTTIILFYVTGSIAYLRPTSHYFPLQGRLVSVFYSILTPSLNPVVYCLRNTDMQAALKKLFVPSK, from the coding sequence atgacaaatgaGACAACTGTAACTGAATTTATTCTAAAGGGCTTCTCAGACGTGCCTGAACTGAGGCTCATTAGCaccatctttttccttttcatctatCTCTTTGCCCTCCTGGGAAACAGCTCCATCATTGCAGCTGTGAGCCGAGACAGCCGCCTCCACAttcccatgtatttcttcctgaAGAATCTCTCTTTCTTGGACATGTGCTACACCACAGTCATCTTCCCCAAGGCACTGATTAATTCACTCATGGGTTCAGAAGTCATCTCCTTTTGGGAATGTGTGGCTCAGCTCTTCTTATTTGTAACGCTGTGTGCTTCTGAGTgcttcctgctcacctctatgGCATATGACCGTTGTTTGGCCATCTACAAGCCTCTCCTTTATGGTGTCATTATGAGCAGAAAGCTGTGTACAGAGCTTGTTATGGTGGCCTGGTTGAGCGGAGCTCTCTATGCCATCTTTCACACCATCAACACCTTCTCCCTCCAGTTCTGTGGGCCTAATGTCATTGACCACTTTTTCTGTGACAGCTCCCCTATCATGAGACTCTCCTGCAGTGACTCCCACACCAACGAGGAAGTTGGATTTGTGGTGGGTGGGTGTACTATTCTTGGTGCCTTTGCCCTCACCATCATCTCCTATGTTCTCATCATTGCTACCATCGCTCGGACCCACTCTGCTGGTAGCCGTTGGAAGGCCTTTTCCACCTGCTCCTCTCATCTTACTACCATCATTCTATTTTATGTCACTGGGAGCATTGCTTACCTGAGACCTACTTCTCATTACTTCCCCCTTCAAGGACGGCTAGTGTCTGTGTTTTACTCCATTCTAACACCTAGTCTTAATCCTgttgtttactgtctgagaaaCACAGACATGCAGGCGGCCCTAAAGAAACTATTTGTCCCATCCAAATag
- the LOC133062830 gene encoding olfactory receptor 5V1-like, protein MDAYNQTTVTHFILIGLSDRPEVRYPLFVVFTIIYQVTVGGNGAILLAIGTEKKLHTPMYYFLANLSLLDIFCPSVTVPKMLENLLTEKHSISYIGCALQLYFLVALVGTEVFLLSVMAYDRYVAICFPLRYTLIITKVRCVQLTAGTWVTGFLNSLLHTVSTFRLSFCKSNQVNQYYCDIPPVLVLSCSSTYVAEMLVLVEGGILGISSFLVTFVSYFYIVSSILKIQSVGGKHKAFSTCASHLLVVCLFGGTTVFTYVRPYSSQHFPARDRLISMLYGIITPMLNPMIYSLRNTEEKGALRRVLCHRVYSLQV, encoded by the coding sequence ATGGATGCCTACAATCAAACCACAGTGACTCATTTTATCCTCATAGGGCTTTCTGATCGCCCCGAGGTGCGCTACCCTCTCTTTGTGGTCTTTACCATCATCTATCAGGTCACCGTGGGGGGAAATGGGGCCATTCTCTTGGCCATTGGAACTGAGAAAAAACTGCACACACCCATGTATTACTTTTTGGCAAATCTGTCCCTCTTAGACATATTCTGCCCATCAGTTACTGTCCCCAAGATGCTGGAGAACCTCTTGACTGAGAAGCACAGCATTTCCTACATTGGGTGTGCTTTGCAGCTTTATTTTCTGGTGGCCCTTGTGGGAACTGAagtcttccttctctctgtcATGGCTTATGACAGGTATGTGGCCATCTGTTTCCCTCTTCGTTACACTCTCATCATTACCAAGGTTCGATGTGTTCAGCTGACTGCTGGGACTTGGGTAACAGGATTTCTCAATTCCCTCCTTCATACAGTGTCCACATTCCGCCTTTCTTTCTGCAAGTCCAACCAAGTTAACCAGTACTACTGTGACATCCCACCAGTGCTGGTCCTCTCATGCTCATCCACCTATGTGGCAGAAATGCTTGTTTTAGTGGAAGGAGGTATCTTGGGGATCAGCTCCTTTCTGGTCACTTTTGTCTCATACTTCTACATTGTATCTTCCATCCTAAAGATTCAGTCCGTAGGGGGGAAGCATAAAGCCTTTTCCACATGTGCTTCCCACCTTCTGGTGGTCTGTTTATTTGGTGGCACGACCGTATTTACCTATGTACGCCCCTATTCCAGTCAACACTTCCCAGCAAGAGACAGACTCATTTCCATGTTATATGGAATTATTACACCAATGTTAAACCCCATGATCTACAGCTtgagaaatacagaagaaaaaggagCACTCAGAAGGGTCTTATGTCATAGAGTATATTCACTGCAAGTATAA